One Symphalangus syndactylus isolate Jambi chromosome 20, NHGRI_mSymSyn1-v2.1_pri, whole genome shotgun sequence DNA segment encodes these proteins:
- the LOC129469597 gene encoding LOW QUALITY PROTEIN: kinesin-like protein KIF1C (The sequence of the model RefSeq protein was modified relative to this genomic sequence to represent the inferred CDS: inserted 2 bases in 1 codon) — protein sequence MGLPLRGPVAARTDTSHLVWGQDARAGVSGAMAGASVKVAVRDRPLNARETSQDAKCVVSMQGNTTSIINPEQSKDSPKSFTFDYSYWSHTSAEDPQFASQQQVCRDIGEEMLLHASEGYDVCDFAYGQTGAGKSYTTMGRQEPGQQGIVPQLCEDLFPRVSENQSAQLSYSVAVSYMEICCERVRDLLNLKSRGSLQAWEHPILGPYVQDLSRLAVTSYADIADLMDCGNKARTVAATNMNETSSRSHAVFTTVFTQHCHDQPMGLDSEKVSQISLVDLAGSERADSSGXRGMRLKEGANINKSLTTLGKVISALADMQSKKRKSDFIPYRDSVLTWLLKENLGGNSQQ from the exons ATGGGGCTCCCCCTACGAGGGCCGGTGGCAGCCAGAACTGATACATCCCACCTGGTCTGGGGCCAGGACGCCAG GGCAGGAGTGTCTGGAGCCATGGCTGGTGCCTCGGTGAAAGTGGCAGTGAGAGATCGGCCCTTGAACGCCCGCGAGACCAGCCAGGATGCCAAGTGTGTGGTCAGCATGCAGGGCAACACCACCT CCATCATCAACCCTGAACAGAGCAAGGATTCCCCCAAAAGCTTCACCTTTGACTACTCCTACTGGTCACACACTTCG GCAGAGGACCCCCAGTTTGCATCTCAGCAGCAAGTGTGTCGGGACATTGGAGAAGAGATGCTGCTCCACGCCTCTGAAGGCTACGACGTGTGCGACTTTGCCTACGGGCAGACCGGGGCTGGGAAATCCTATACCACGATGGGGCGGCAGGAGCCAGGGCAGCAGGGCATCGTGCCCCAG CTCTGTGAGGACCTCTTCCCTCGCGTTAGTGAGAACCAGAGTGCTCAGCTATCCTACTCTGTGGCG GTGAGCTATATGGAGATCTGTTGTGAGCGGGTACGAGACCTCTTGAACCTCAAGAGTCGGGGTTCTCTGCAGGCCTGGGAGCACCCCATCCTGGGCCCCTACGTGCAGGACCTGTCCAGATTGGCTGTGACCTCCTACGCAGACATTGCTGACCTCATGGACTGTGGAAATAAAGCACG GACTGTGGCTGCCACCAACATGAATGAGACCAGCAGCCGTTCCCATGCCGTCTTTACCACCGTCTTCACACAGCACTGCCATGACCAGCCCATGGGGCTAGACTCGGAGAAG GTCAGTCAGATCAGTTTGGTGGACCTTGCTGGGAGTGAGCGAGCCGACTCCTCGGG CCGGGGCATGCGCCTGAAG GAGGGAGCCAACATCAATAAGTCCCTGACTACACTAGGGAAGGTGATCTCGGCCCTTGCAGATATG CAATCAAAGAAGCGGAAGTCGGATTTTATCCCCTACAGGGACTCTGTGCTCACCTGGCTGCTCAAGGAAAATTTGG GTGGGAACTCACAGCAATGA